The nucleotide window CAAAGGGGTGACTTCTTTGATGCAATTAAAACAGAGGATAAGATCATCAGAAGTGGAGTTTTGGGCAGAAgatgaggaagaaaaagaaaatgaaccaaaacaaGCAACTGCATGGACATGGCGGAAACTCCTCAATTCTATCTTGGGGGAAAATAGGAAAAGGAAGGGTGCAGTTCGGTCCCCAGATTCTTATAACATATATGACAGGAAACCTGATTTCAGCAACAACTATGGTTGGAGTGTTGCACTTGACGAGAATGACTACATCCCTCTAAGACGCTCTGGCATTGGTGTATACCTTGTTAACCTTACTGCGGTAAAAATTTTCCAGCTCCCTCCTTTCCAGAATTGCTGAATTCTCAAGTGTTGGGTACTTACGGATggttgatctggaccatccatacaGTCCCACGCACTGAAATAATCAATACCAACCAACGGTttggtttgattttttatttttattttttttttaatgattgattgattgattttgtCTGGCAGGGAGCGATGATGGCACCACATGTGAATCCAACGGCAACGGAATATGGCATCATCCTAAAAGGTACGGGAACAATTCAGGTTGTGTTCCCTAACGGAACAAGTGCAATGAATACTAAAGTGCGGGAAGGCGATGTATTCTGGGTGCCTAGATACTTCCCCTTCTGCCAAATAGCATCACGTAGTGGTCCAATGGAATTCTTTGGATTCACTACCTCTGCACGAAAGAATCGGCCTCAGTTCCTTGTGGGGGCCCGCTCGATTCTCCATAGTACGAGTGGACCAGAGCTGGCAGCAGCATTCGATGTTCCTGAAGAGAGGCTTAAGAAAGTCATTGACTCGCAGGGTGAAGGAGTTATCCTCCCTTCCTGGCCTGTTGTTGATTCGCCGTTCATCAAAACAGTTGACAGCGATATGGTTATGGGCTTTGATTAGGTTAAATGTTTCTGTTTCTGATGAGTTTCTTATTTTCACTAGTTTAGTTTTGGGGCAGAGTTTCTGCGCcgccactccccccccccccccccccccccctcgttCTCAAATCTTCTGAGTTGTGAATAATAAACTTTCTTTTGGTTTTCACTTGTTTCCAGTGCATCTCTTCCTTCTACTATAGTAGCTAGGGGCATAATTTTCCTTTTCATCAGTATCCCCTGTATGTTAcaccattttcattttcattagaGGTTTGCTCGATTATACATAGAAAACTCGCCTGACGACCCATAGTCATGTAAGCGTTACTATTTGTTGACGTGGACGGAAGACTATTTGTGTAGGGTAAACCTTGGTtggtgtatgccatccaatctactcATCTGACACGTCATGCAAGGATGAATGTATTCCACTAAATCACAATATTCTAAATGTCACCTGTGATGCATTGGTGGTCAGTAAGATATTAGTCTCACCGAGCGTGTCAAAAGAGTTCAAATCCTAAATTGACGAGTCACTGGCATCGAAATAGACTGATTAAGACCGGATGTATTCTTCCTTCTCTATTTATCTGGCTTTGCAGCGAGAAAAATGTTTCATTGCTCAGCTAAGCTTCTTGTAAGGCGGCCGTCGTTGTGATTACCTATTCGTTGCACATGACCGTGTTCTGTGGCAAGACGATAGATGGTGTGTACAAATCTCTTTGACAATCCGTTCGTGCTTCGTGGCTAAATGGATGTTTGTTACCCTCACACGGTTGAGCTTCCTCGCGTGTGAGCTTCATAGGTGGGTTGATTGTGGTTAATCGATCAAACATTCATTACTGAACCACATATTTAATAGCAAAGTCTGTTGGGTGATAAATTGTTCGTCGCTTTGGGTCTTTATTTCATGGAATAGATAGTTATGTAACCGTTTATTACTTAGAACATCACTCTGTGGGCAAGGTTGTCATGATTTGACTCCTTGTTCATTGCTCAATTGGACTCCATGGCGAGGTAACTGTAGTTAAATGACAACTTATTATTTATTACTTTAATTGAACTTTGTGGAGATATTGTCGAAGGAATCTCTAGGCACATGGTAAGATTTTCGTGTTGGACATTCATTCGAGACCTAAAGATCTTACGTCAAATGATGTATTCATGGATAGGTAAGTTAACTATAAGCTAATTAATTCTAATTTAATTGATTTGGATTGGTTCATAGTATTGGTGCTGGCAAACAATGGAAGAGTTACATTGGATTATAATGATGATAAGTGTCCGTATAGACGAATGATGGACAATGTGGTGTTGAAAGAGTTGTGTTGTAAGGCCTTGAGATCCTCATTCTACGCTGAATTTATAAAAGTGTAAGGCGATTTGTTGGAGACTCGTATTAGAATTGACTAAAGCGATCTCAACCTCCTGGAGACTCGTATTGGAATTGACTAAAAGCAATCTCCTGTTGATTAATAGGCCAATTAGTAGACATAGTCAATTATACTTCTAACTCAAATGAATCTTTGAGATTTTTGTCACGCCTTGAGCCCAGCACATTGCCCTACTCAACCCTGATACTGCACCAAGGGAGGAAAGGCCATCATTCTAGAGATTTAAACATCACAGACTTTTAACATCTATTAAGAAAGAGGAAATCATCATTCCATTCCATCAAGTATATAACTTATTATCCAAACAATTCAATCATCCACACAATTTACAATAAATTTAATAATGATTTTATTACAATAAAAGTTTGAATAAATAAAGTTAGAAACTCGTCCATGCTTCACATCTTTAAATTCTAGCCCAATTTTGTAAAGTCATCAGCAATAGAATAATGTGAGCTAACAACTCAGTGATTAAACCTCTACTTAATTCGTTTAAAAAACAAGAGTAAATCTAATTACAGAagattttagaatttatttattttagtatgGTAAGGTAATAAAACAATGCATAGATAAATGCTATATGATGCATAGAGAGTTTGCCACAATAATCAGTGTGCCCATTTTCATTGAACACCCAAGCCACTTTATAGCAGCTGGCCTAAACTCTCTAAAGCACCTCACTTGGCCCGCGCAGGTGGTGTGGTGCCCCCATATGTGCTTATTCACCCAACCTCGATCAATGAGGGGACTGATTTGTACGTCGGCTAGTCAGACTACTACCCCACTTGACCTGCATAGGCAGTCTATGGCATTCTCTAATGTGCTCACCCACCAGATTTTGATCAATGAAGGTTCCAAATGGTATCAATTGGGATTTAGGGGTTTTCTCAATTCATGCATCTCAATCACCACATTTTTTACGCTTTAGGGACTCAATCCAAGAGGCTCAATTGTTGTATCTTTCCGGTGTTCTAATTCGATTCACAATTaggaatgattttaaaaaataaaataaaattatcatcaTCTAATTTCATAATTTTCACACCATTCTAAGTCATATAAGACCCCATAGCTTAAATGTAAACAAGTGCATAATAATTATTCAAACCAACCTTGTCCATCTTGTACCTCTTTCGGCCCCTGaattttcatggacttctataaaGGTCGGATGGGTATATCTTGGTCACAATTCTATGATTGATTTTAACCATTTCTTGGGTGAGATAGACTGGACTAACTTTTCCAATATCCGAGGCATTCAGACGATTACAATTTATTCACATTTGTATGGTTGTGGGTCTATTTTTGGACGTATTCAAAAGCCATCCAATGGTTCATATTTGGGAAAATTTATGGTCCATAAATATGGAGAGATTTATGGCCACTTTGCATTGTGTGACAAATTTATGGGAATTTGACTAATACTggcctcgatgtatggtcaaattccctaaagagATTCAACCTTCTAAATATTTTAAGAGTGGCATTCTGACAACTTTTAGAAAAAAATTCAgacgaaaatgcccttgtccttggatcAGTAGTTGTATAGTTTAGAGTGAGGAAGAAGTTACATGTTATTTCAATCGCAAGAAAGTGATGCAGACGGAAGCCTTTTTTAGCATGGGTAcaactcatgggacccacattgatgtatgtgtatggggcccatcctttttgccgtatCATTTTAGAGCTAGGGCCCAAATAGTTGCCTAATCTAAAGctagtgtgggccacataatagaaaataatggtgatagtgtCACCCACTGTTGATACTTTTCttgctcactatgatgtttgttagaaatggaTACTGCACAAGGCAAGACTTTTTAGGCCCATGATGACCTAGCTGACAAGGTGGAtagaacggatcaccccattgtgggcctcgactcgtattatttaaaaataaacaagttattaattacatcaacctgacaaccaagatccttactacattacaactaCGAACTACCCTTACCACGTTATGACCATGACCATTGCCATTTTATAtgaggtcgtggttgtcattataaggcctgtatcatagtccgtaccgttccgtaagcttccgcggtcctcctagtcggatttcgacaaccctcgacaTGAAATCGACATTTGCGTACAATCATAAATTGCAGCCCATAGATCTAAGtctgctcgactcgaaacttgtatcctggtgactgcgccgtcgccgtggttctaacgccgtgagTTGTGCATCGATCTGATACCCAGGCCTTAAGATACGGgtccgcgttcatttcgaggaaaacgctgcgtgttgcgaatttcgagagaatttcTACAACCCGTCagattaatcaatcaagtacacatcaatcacaagtcaagtacaccactcataccccatgccaccttgcccctcacaagtcaactctctctctctctctctctctctctctctctctctctccacccatccctctttcacccaaatttcaactAAGCCCATACCCAAACCATTCCttccttacaacatccattccaccCGTCCCTTATCAtcacatcacttctctctctctctccctcatttctcaaacaatttcccaagcaaccaagagatcCAACGTTCAAGCCTCCCATGGAGAAGCTCGGTGTAGCCCACTTCCTTACCCCAAAACCCCTTATCTctaccatcaaaacttcatcatcctccattaagatTGTAtctaaggagcctaggagtccaaggagctaaagaagaaggccaataggtgtgTGATCcccgttgatttttattttaagggcccacttgtcgtgggacccacttgatgtatgcattgtataagggagggcccaatagtggcggggtccctccccttctcgtttctctctctcctctccatttTGTGATGTCTTGTGACTCACCACAATgcaagatgatcctaaccgtccgatcgtgaggcccaccttgccaCTGGTCCATCTGGACGGCCCAGATAAAGGGAAacataatatcagcttgatgcacgtgggacccatctattAGAGGGGCTGGGTTGGCGGTCACTGCATACCATCTATATAACTGATGTATCAATGTCAACAagtttatgggccccaccttatatgatgtatatccacactgtccacctgattggacagtgggacccacgtacACGTGTGGGGTCCAGCACTATCCAAcagggacggtgggactccaccacggtgtatgtgttttatcaacaccgtccatccaaccgATGGGAATCCCATCTGGACACTGGACactcattacaaaaaaaaagtaataaaataaaataataaataaataaatagattatatatatacatctggtgggccacgtacgtgggacccacctgatgagcggattgGATGGCGCACCTCACACAGCAAAGGCTAGTGTGaagttgacatcagcaagttctgtggaccctaaCATATATgggtctgatccacaccatccaacaatcTGGATGGGTTGGACCCAcctcccatgatgtatgcatttcatcccatCCGTCCATTTAAGGACATGGCCCCACTGATGAactgacgtcagcaagatctgtgggtcccacgtgatgtatgtgccacaccatgatgtatgagttacatccaaaccgtccatccatctgacatgTTGGCCAccccaccattgatgcatgtactgCATCTATACCGCCCGTCGATGGGCCCCACGACACCAgtaattttgtggggcccactggtgtatgtgttacatctaaaccattcatccatttggtgtcacgtctcaaggcttgagactaaaagtaagacagatctagtatcaagtggaccacattgcataaATAGTGGTATTGAATGTCTATCCTTGAAACCCTTTGAGTTACAGTAGTTTTagaccaacatgatatttgtttatcctcttagatcaggtctttatgaccttacgaACATACtgcatggaaaataaatgctatggtgggcccactagaatttcATCAGTGGAaaccattatcaccactattatttgtggtatggtccagatgataaTTTGATATAATATAATTTTAAATAATACTAtcattgatctctaaaaatagatgaatggtgtagtgatatggcccatttgatacaacccatttaatttggcccatttgaatcgacccatttgattcgacccaattGATACAGCCCATCTGATATAAtcggggcccatttggtgaggtccgatgtgatatacttggggctcatttgataaggcccaatgtgatatatgaagCCCTTGTAAAAGGCCTAACTTGTTGTATTTGCGAAGGCCTAGCATGATGtattgtgacccatttgagtaaggcccattgtgatgtatatgcagcccatgggtgaggctcatagtgatgtgtattaggtccttgtgtgaggccatgtgcCCATGATACGTTTGACTCTATATGGGCTACCCCTTGAGAgcattgatggttaaatgtccacattgtgaccttcacttaggccctttgttaagccaattgtcgaggctgatttcgattatcgatgtcgattttaattgtcgaggccgattccgactatcgaggccaattgtcgaggctgattccgatatcgaggctaattctgattgtagaggccgattgtcgagggtgATTCCGATTACTGagaccaattgtcgaggtcgattatcgatgccgattatcagtgtcgattgtcgataccgattatgagtatgtgacagcatagcatcatgtacatacccatacacatcatctgcatgtttattatgagatgtggttaaccattgcatatgtcattgggcatgttattatgagattccctgataggtggagattgtctcacaggagcgcacggtatgcgcaggattgatgcataagtggattgtatgacttatccattgtgtgttgtgattactgcatgccctagtgacattagggctgtagcctccataggcatgtcatggatgactagatgggacactgaaaatgtttagttcaagcatctaggcactttggatgtccctgggtgaaagtccttaaaccttcgtggccacgagacgctccaacgtctagaccaagtggatacatgagcgctcgagtgttgaataccagtaggccacgtctcccattgtgtcgtggtcggttgggagggggtgtggccttatccgcccgagtgaggggcatgtaagctaggctgaatttgaccaactcccaaatgggtccgctatcaacgagctaagtaggcattggtatactactagcaGGTGGGTAGTGTGGTCTTTTTCACTCGTTGAGTTGTGCGGCCGGTCGAggtggtagccagcttggagtgtactagactctggtgatgatcctagagatgtacaatactgatatgtagacttattgagaaggagttgcatactcattcattcactatccactcagggtggtggtgtgcaactaattgttgtgtatcttCATAATGAcaaagattttggttggggcacattACTAACCTAGAtcaagagtctactacattgagtctagctatccaaatttaggtatgagattggtttggatagaagtctcttatgatggaccccatatcctgcaatactacgtactataatcccaacttcactccaacttggtcatttcattcgcaccgcatattgcattgcatccgctgCATTTAGCATtctgggttgccatgtttctgcattgatatggcctaAACGGGCttagcaggatttgtatattacattgcatccttagtatatgatatttggctcattatgatctacattgcgtactctgatattatatgacttgtggacttaccagtatgtttccgcttattcttatatcttatgattcatgatcttactagtatttctgacattgtatgattatagcattGATTTGTATGTTTGACACTTATCTtacacacatttacaccaccatctaagctttctataagcttacgcatgatagatgcgtgcaggtggcattaggtcacaacagcattgagcttggagcgtgcagcagacttCTGGAACTTCCgatattgttattgtatttcGTTCTATACATTATGTGATGATAtgagtagatatgtgatgatgatgttgcctttgtgacttgggtaaacttatggttaggCTTCTTAGGAGGTacatgtacgttggaaaatcctcattataggatcccaggatctgaATCTGGCGTATAagcactggaagccgagaatgggggtactacggaggctgtcggcaccggattcggcgattaggaatttcgtgagcccgatttccaagtttggggcatgacagtcatgttatatgggtcgtgattgtcatccacaaagggttgtggttgacaaccatgacctactgtggatgacaactacgatccattgtTCATGATAATCACGACCCATAAAAAAACACAACTACGACCCATGGGACACAACTACGACCcatttcattcaccaatccattaCAGACAATATCAACTCCAATCCATTCAAAAACAATATCATCAGCAATCCAttccaaaaataaatataaacaccaATCCATTCATAAACAATATCATCAACAATCTATTTGAAAACAATTCATCAACGTTAGTGTTTGGATTTTTTTCAATGGTCTAGTTGTTCTTTGTTGTTGTTTTACTAAGAATGAAGCTTCAGATTCTTTCTTTTACTGCAGATAGTCGTACGCGATTGTCTTTcaaattttaaggattttctcCTACAAAAAAAGTTTGAAGTAATATCAAAACAAAACACAAAGCAATCAAGATTTAATGtagatgaataaaatatatacttaTAGGTTGAAAATCAATTGTTACATAGGAAGTTTATAAATTTTAGCATGAATACACTGTAATCATCTCCATTTTGTTGCCTCGATCTATCAATTATCATCTTCACATTCCATGCCTTCTCCCAAAACTTCGATCCACCATCAAGAATGTGAAATAACCACCTAAGGCCTTCCATTAGTTGTGCAATGACCAAACCATTTTTGTCTTTCCATTCGATATTCATGCTGTCATATAAAACAACCTCTCTTCTTTGGATAAACAATACCCATCAACCAATGTTGTTGTCTTGCATTCAATGGGAAGTATACCTATCAAGCACAACAAATAAGATAACAATTAAATGCATGCCTTTCTAAAGTGAATGATATCATTTAAGACTAAGTGTAAGTAAGATCTTACTACTTCATATCTCCATAAAGGCTTCGGTCTACCAACACCTTCGGCTATAGCCACAagatttttatttactttttccATCTTCATAAGGTGTCGGTCCTTGTGGTTCCCAGCTCCATAAGTACACAACAAGTTATGTTGAACCTCCATGATTTACTATTGTAATATTAGATAATGTTAGAATCATAAATAATTAATGATGTGATAAAGAAAACTATAATATGCAATTTCACATTACCGTAAAAATGGATGGTACAAATATGCAGTCATGTCTATGACGTGGGTGGTTATCTTAACGCTCTGACAAGTAACTTATGTATAGATCTATGCCCTACGTAATGAGAAAAATGTGCCATATAAATTTATATAATGAGTCAtattaaataaagaaagagaaatgatAGAAACTTACTTCAGAATCGACCCAAGAATTTAAGTTGTAAATGTTATTTAGCCATTGATATGCACCTAACTCCCTGAGAAGTTTCAACTCATTGTCTTCCTCATTAGTCAGCGCTCTATATGGATCCATGAACCACTGACGATTTTCATTTATAAGAGAAGAAGTTAGAGTCATATAAGGAGAAGACACCCATTTCGAAGCAGGTGCATTGCGTTAGGGCCTATGGACATCTGCAACTAGAGTAACATCCCGCCCACTTGCATCTCTTATACCTGTAGGGTGTCCTCTCCCTTCCTCACTCGAATGTGTCGGACTGATAGTGACCtgtattaaaatcatatattatctaTTTAATTCATAATGTCTTGTTAAAGATTAAAGCAAATGcaatttcacatacattttttgTTTGAAACTCCTCCCTTAGTAGCTTCATCTCTTGCCTACATGAAGCATTATCCTCCTTCAAATGCCTCATCTCTTCTTCAACTTGCATCAAAGTGATGATGACCTCTATTAAAATCACACATTATTTATGTAGTTCATAATGTCTTATTAAAGATTAAAACAAATGTAATTTCACATATGTTTTTTGTATTAACCTCCTCCCTTAACAACTTCATCTCCTGCCTCAGTGAAGCATTATCCTCTTTCAAGTGTCTCATTTCTTCTTTAACTTgcttcgaagggattttgacctATATTAAGATCATATATTATTTATGTAATTCATAATGTCGTGTTAAAGATTAAAACAAATGcaatttcacatacattttttaTATTAACTTCCTCCCTTAATAGCTTCATCTCCTGCCTTCGTGAAGCATTATCCTCCTTCAAGCGCCTCATTTCTTCTTCAACTTACATCAAAGGGATTTTGACCtgtattaaaatcatatattatttatgtatttcatgaTGTCTTTTTTTAAGGATTACAACTACgaccattgtgcatgtgaaccatgacccttcgaatgaaaatcacgatccacaaccacgacccattgtgaatgataaccacgatccagaTGATGGGTTGTGGtccacatgcacaatggatcgtggttgtcatccacaatgggttgtggttgtgaaccatgaccctgtgtgtatgacaactacgatccattgtgcatgtgaaccacgacccttcgtttggatcgtggttgtcaaccatgacccactgtggatgacaaccacggccCACTGTTCATAATAACCACAACCCTTCgtctggatcatggttgtcatctctagtgggtcgtggttgacaatgACGACCCATTATTCATAATAACTATGACCCTTCATCtgtatcgtggttgtcatccacaatgggttgtggttgacaaccacgacccaatgtggatgaaacTACGACCTaatgtgtatgacaaccatgacctactatttataataatcacaagccttcatctggatcttggtcatcatccacagtgggtcgtggttgataaccacgacccaatgtggatgacaactgCGACTCATTGTTCATAATAACCACAACATATCTCAATCTGCAGTCAATCATGACCCAttatggatgacaaccatgacccactgtggatgacaatcacaacccataAAGGAACACAACTACGACCCACCAAGGATTAAAATAAATGCAATTTCATATACCTTTGTTGATTGAAACTCTTCCCTCAATAGCTTTATTTGTTCCCTTAGTGAAGCATTCTCATCCTTGAGATGACCCATCCCATCTTCAAAATGCGTGAGATGGCTCATCCCATCTTCAACAGTCGTAGAAATGTTGGTGACCtgtattaaaatcatatattatctaTGAATTTCATAATGTCTTGTTAAAGATTAAAACAAATGCAATTTTACATACCTTGTATGCTTGAAACTCTTCCCTAAATAGCTTCATCTCTTTCCTTAATGAAGCATTCGCATCCTTGAGATGGCTCATCCCATCTTCAAGTTGCGTAGAATTGCTGGTGACCtatattaaaatcatatattagacATTACATTCATAATGCATTATTAACGATTAAACTAAATGCACTGTCATGTACATATTTTGTATTAACCTCCTCCCTCACCAGTTTCACCTCTTCATGTATAGAAGCATTCTCCTCCTTGAGATGCTTGATTTTTCCTTCCAACCCATTAATACACTTC belongs to Magnolia sinica isolate HGM2019 chromosome 8, MsV1, whole genome shotgun sequence and includes:
- the LOC131253285 gene encoding vicilin-like seed storage protein At2g28490, which translates into the protein MAMRTRTWEVVMLLALLVPSTLGWEYEKERGEEHEEEKGGIFLMRNSKQVMKTEGGEVRVMRGDDMRKESSGSMHIGFITMEPNTLFIPQYIDASLILFVRRGEMKIGWIYKDEMVEKNLKIGDVYRIPAGSAFYMVNTGHGQRLQIICSIDTSESLGDDIFQSFFIGGGTYPTSVLAGFDIRTLTTAFNVTVDELRSVMGRQKGGPIVYLKGSDQPGKGVTSLMQLKQRIRSSEVEFWAEDEEEKENEPKQATAWTWRKLLNSILGENRKRKGAVRSPDSYNIYDRKPDFSNNYGWSVALDENDYIPLRRSGIGVYLVNLTAGAMMAPHVNPTATEYGIILKGTGTIQVVFPNGTSAMNTKVREGDVFWVPRYFPFCQIASRSGPMEFFGFTTSARKNRPQFLVGARSILHSTSGPELAAAFDVPEERLKKVIDSQGEGVILPSWPVVDSPFIKTVDSDMVMGFD